The following proteins are encoded in a genomic region of Zea mays cultivar B73 chromosome 9, Zm-B73-REFERENCE-NAM-5.0, whole genome shotgun sequence:
- the LOC100303855 gene encoding uncharacterized protein LOC100303855, with the protein MGNCLNTASKRSHRGMLLPEEEESLSEIRRISQLLREEEEDGYEVVGMHSVSEQLVQEVVAVAPGVTAPAEGLKVKIVLTRGELEWLMAQLKSGEQRLEDVLQHMQAAKGAGGGGGSFAGDNKAGWRPRLESILESSETQS; encoded by the coding sequence ATGGGCAACTGCCTCAACACGGCCTCCAAGCGGAGTCACCGGGGCATGCTTTTGCCGGAGGAGGAAGAGAGCCTCTCGGAGATAAGAAGGATAAGCCAGCTGCttcgggaggaggaggaggacggctACGAGGTGGTGGGTATGCACTCCGTCTCCGAGCAGCTGGTGCAGGAGGTGGTGGCCGTGGCTCCGGGGGTGACGGCGCCCGCAGAGGGCCTCAAGGTGAAGATCGTGCTGACGCGCGGCGAGCTGGAGTGGCTCATGGCGCAGCTCAAGAGCGGCGAGCAGCGCCTCGAGGACGTGCTCCAGCACATGCAGGCTGCTAAGGGAGCTGGCGGCGGCGGTGGCTCCTTCGCTGGCGACAACAAGGCCGGCTGGCGGCCGCGCCTCGAGAGCATCCTCGAGAGCTCGGAGACCCAAAGCTGA